One Anaerolineae bacterium DNA segment encodes these proteins:
- a CDS encoding IS481 family transposase, whose translation TFRHDYNHLRPHESLDMDVPAQHYQASPRPYNPTPAPWHYPPGVEVLALNSQGMLPYQGRRYFVCEALACEPVGVQRFDNKLLVSFRHMFIRQIDLATKHTVPLVQPVSDVSTMS comes from the coding sequence CCACCTTCCGCCATGACTACAACCACCTGCGCCCCCATGAGAGCCTGGACATGGACGTGCCGGCCCAGCACTACCAGGCCAGCCCCCGGCCCTACAACCCCACCCCTGCCCCCTGGCACTACCCCCCGGGGGTGGAGGTGCTGGCTCTCAATAGCCAGGGGATGCTACCCTACCAGGGACGTCGCTACTTCGTCTGTGAGGCCCTAGCTTGCGAGCCGGTGGGAGTGCAGCGCTTCGACAACAAGCTCCTGGTCAGCTTCCGCCACATGTTCATCCGCCAGATCGATCTAGCCACCAAGCACACTGTGCCTCTGGTGCAGCCGGTGTCCGATGTGTCAACCATGTCCTGA